The following proteins come from a genomic window of Mycobacterium sp. DL:
- a CDS encoding glycosyltransferase family 4 protein, protein MSDRSVHPPGSLRSSLPVRSVLLLCWRDTGHPQGGGSETYLQRIGAQLAESGVQVTLRTAHYPGAARRETVDGVQIQRVGGSYSVYVWAGLAMAAAMIGLGPLRHVRPDVVVDTQNGLPFLARLVFGRRVVVLVHHCHREQWPVAGPVMSRIGWFVESRLSPRLHRHNQYVTVSLPSARDLALLGVTSERVAIVRNGVDAAPEATLSEARSTTPRVVVLSRLVPHKQIEDALDAIARLRSRIPGLHLDVLGDGWWAERLVDHARLLGIADMVTFHGHVDDDIKHAVLQRSWVHVLPSRKEGWGLAVVEAAQHGVPTIGYRSSGGLSDSIVDGVTGLLVDDCQGLVDGLDRVLSDAVLREQLGAKAQVRSGEFSWTQSADAMRSVLDTVHAGGHTSGLI, encoded by the coding sequence ATGTCTGACCGCTCTGTCCATCCCCCCGGGTCGCTTCGCTCCAGCCTGCCGGTCCGCTCCGTGCTGCTGCTGTGCTGGCGCGACACCGGCCACCCCCAGGGCGGCGGCAGCGAGACCTACCTGCAGCGCATCGGCGCGCAGTTGGCCGAGTCGGGCGTCCAGGTCACTCTGCGCACCGCGCATTACCCCGGCGCCGCGCGGCGCGAGACCGTCGACGGGGTCCAGATTCAGCGGGTCGGCGGAAGCTACTCGGTGTACGTGTGGGCCGGGCTGGCGATGGCGGCCGCGATGATCGGCCTGGGCCCGCTGCGGCATGTGCGTCCCGACGTGGTCGTCGACACCCAGAACGGCCTGCCGTTCCTGGCCCGGCTGGTGTTCGGCAGGCGGGTGGTGGTGCTGGTGCACCACTGCCACCGCGAGCAGTGGCCGGTGGCCGGTCCCGTCATGAGCCGCATCGGATGGTTCGTCGAGTCCCGGCTGTCACCGCGGCTGCACCGACACAACCAGTACGTCACGGTGTCGCTGCCCTCGGCACGGGATCTGGCGCTGCTCGGGGTGACTTCCGAGCGTGTCGCGATCGTCCGCAACGGTGTCGACGCCGCACCCGAGGCCACGTTGTCGGAGGCGAGGTCGACCACTCCGCGGGTCGTCGTGCTGTCCCGGTTGGTGCCGCACAAGCAGATCGAGGACGCGCTCGACGCGATCGCCCGGCTGCGGTCCCGGATCCCGGGCCTGCACCTCGACGTCCTCGGCGACGGTTGGTGGGCGGAACGACTCGTCGACCACGCCCGCCTGCTCGGCATCGCTGACATGGTGACGTTTCACGGTCACGTCGACGATGACATCAAACACGCTGTCCTGCAGCGTAGTTGGGTGCACGTACTGCCGTCCCGCAAGGAAGGCTGGGGACTCGCCGTGGTGGAGGCCGCCCAACACGGGGTGCCCACCATCGGGTATCGGTCCTCCGGAGGGCTGTCGGACTCCATCGTGGACGGCGTGACCGGGCTGCTGGTCGACGACTGCCAGGGTCTGGTCGACGGTCTCGATCGGGTGCTGAGCGACGCGGTGCTGCGGGAGCAGCTGGGTGCCAAGGCCCAGGTGCGCAGCGGCGAATTCTCGTGGACGCAGAGTGCCGACGCGATGCGGTCGGTGCTGGACACCGTGCACGCCGGCGGTCACACCAGCGGCCTCATCTGA
- a CDS encoding MmgE/PrpD family protein: MDDGHGISAELATFAAELRVEDLPPEVVHQATRCLIDWLGCTLAGSATDEAARVRAGIAALDPGDGSRTAAIIGTRQRAGAGYAALANGIAAHLLDFDDTFNPDRTTIHGSAPLWPAIAAATEVVPVTGTAAIAAFVAGFEVQTRVAVAAGPGHYDVGWHVTGTVGHIGAAVATSRLLSLSAAETLAALGTGATQSAGMKVVYGSTGKSIHAGKAAMDGLLSGFLARDGITSSPESIEGHRGFLHLFSPDPAPGRALEGLGETWYLPRDGFKPYACGSLTHPPAQALLELRAEHGFTADDVVSVDAHVHDYVKTTTGATEPRTGLQGKFSIYHVLAAALADGAASTAQFTDERVNAPEVVRLRGIVAVHVDEEQSKDSARVVVALRDGRSLERHVAHNLGTPDNPMTDGQLEEKYHGLAAPVLGEARARQLAQTAWQLGELADIVDVVALAVPE; encoded by the coding sequence GTGGACGACGGGCACGGGATCAGCGCGGAATTGGCCACGTTCGCAGCGGAACTGCGCGTCGAGGACCTGCCGCCCGAGGTCGTCCATCAGGCGACCCGCTGCCTGATCGACTGGCTCGGATGCACTCTCGCAGGATCGGCCACCGATGAGGCCGCCCGGGTACGCGCGGGGATCGCCGCACTCGATCCCGGCGACGGGTCACGGACCGCAGCCATCATCGGCACCCGGCAGCGCGCCGGCGCCGGATATGCCGCTCTCGCCAACGGGATCGCCGCACACCTGCTCGACTTCGACGACACCTTCAACCCCGATCGCACGACCATCCACGGCAGCGCCCCGCTGTGGCCGGCGATCGCTGCTGCCACAGAGGTGGTTCCGGTCACCGGCACTGCGGCCATCGCCGCGTTTGTTGCCGGCTTCGAGGTGCAGACGCGGGTTGCGGTCGCGGCCGGGCCCGGTCACTACGATGTCGGCTGGCATGTGACCGGCACCGTGGGCCACATCGGCGCCGCCGTCGCGACGTCGCGCCTGCTGAGCCTGTCTGCCGCTGAGACGCTCGCTGCTCTGGGCACCGGCGCGACCCAGAGCGCAGGCATGAAGGTCGTCTACGGGTCGACCGGCAAGTCCATCCACGCGGGCAAGGCCGCGATGGACGGCCTGCTGTCGGGCTTCCTCGCACGCGACGGCATCACGTCGAGTCCCGAATCCATCGAGGGGCACCGCGGATTCCTGCATCTGTTCTCTCCCGATCCCGCGCCGGGGCGCGCGCTGGAAGGCCTCGGCGAGACGTGGTACCTGCCACGCGACGGCTTCAAGCCCTACGCCTGTGGGTCACTGACGCACCCGCCGGCCCAGGCACTGCTCGAACTGCGCGCCGAGCACGGGTTCACCGCCGACGATGTCGTCTCGGTGGACGCCCACGTGCACGATTACGTGAAGACGACGACGGGGGCGACCGAACCGCGCACCGGACTGCAGGGCAAGTTCAGCATCTATCACGTGCTCGCCGCCGCCCTGGCCGACGGCGCCGCGTCGACTGCCCAGTTCACCGACGAACGGGTCAACGCACCCGAGGTGGTCCGCCTCCGCGGAATCGTCGCCGTCCACGTCGACGAGGAACAGTCCAAGGACTCCGCACGCGTGGTGGTCGCACTGCGCGACGGGCGCTCGCTGGAGCGTCATGTCGCCCACAACCTGGGCACACCGGACAACCCGATGACGGACGGTCAACTCGAGGAGAAGTACCACGGCCTCGCCGCCCCGGTGTTGGGCGAGGCCCGTGCACGTCAGCTGGCCCAAACAGCCTGGCAACTGGGCGAACTCGCCGACATCGTCGATGTCGTGGCCCTGGCGGTCCCCGAGTAG
- a CDS encoding MmgE/PrpD family protein, giving the protein MTEDGPSALLAKFVAEHDGDEIPESVLHASRRALVDHIGVAVAGSTDDAARRSRSALAVSENHGSATVVGTGVRAAAPYAAFLNAFASHVLDLDDVYNPPGTTVHGSCSVWPAIFAVAGTQPTTGKDALATFALGFEVETRVAHAAGQTHYDAGWHVTGTSGHVGAAAAAARTMGLGAEQVEHAIAAGATQAAGLRVMAGSDLKSMHPGKAAMDGVLAACLVAQRLTASAKALEGDFGYLAVMSSDPAPEKIATGLGETWNITSNGYKLYPSGSLTHPMIDGVIALTTGEGIAAADVTAIEVRVSPPAARFADLPRPTTRMQAKFSLRHCAAAAVAFHRVGTEELDEAVLTRPDIVELRDRVKVVADPGLGKQDADVELVLASGQTLTTEVRGNRGTPAAPLADDELSAKFRALVVPVLGVARSEALLDCCWRVDELQDVTALLAYTVPLDDA; this is encoded by the coding sequence GTGACAGAAGACGGTCCGTCCGCGCTACTGGCCAAGTTCGTCGCGGAACACGATGGCGACGAGATCCCCGAATCGGTACTGCACGCGTCGCGACGCGCCCTCGTGGACCACATCGGGGTGGCCGTCGCCGGATCCACCGACGACGCCGCCCGCCGGTCCCGTAGCGCGCTGGCGGTGAGTGAGAACCACGGCAGTGCAACGGTTGTCGGGACGGGCGTGCGGGCCGCTGCTCCGTACGCCGCGTTCCTGAACGCTTTCGCCTCGCACGTGCTCGACCTCGACGACGTCTACAACCCACCGGGCACCACCGTGCACGGCAGCTGCTCGGTGTGGCCGGCGATCTTCGCCGTGGCCGGCACCCAGCCGACGACGGGTAAGGATGCGCTCGCCACCTTTGCCCTGGGGTTCGAGGTCGAGACCCGGGTCGCCCACGCCGCGGGCCAGACGCACTACGACGCGGGCTGGCACGTCACCGGTACGTCGGGACACGTCGGTGCTGCGGCAGCCGCTGCCCGCACGATGGGCCTCGGCGCTGAGCAGGTCGAGCATGCGATCGCGGCGGGCGCGACGCAGGCGGCCGGTCTTCGGGTGATGGCGGGGAGCGACTTGAAGAGCATGCATCCCGGCAAGGCCGCGATGGACGGTGTTCTGGCAGCCTGCCTCGTCGCGCAGCGGTTGACGGCCAGTGCGAAGGCTCTGGAGGGTGACTTCGGCTACCTCGCGGTGATGAGCTCCGACCCTGCGCCCGAGAAGATCGCCACGGGACTCGGCGAGACGTGGAACATCACGTCGAACGGATACAAGCTCTACCCGAGCGGATCGCTGACCCACCCGATGATCGACGGCGTGATCGCCCTGACGACCGGCGAGGGCATCGCCGCCGCCGACGTCACCGCCATCGAGGTCCGTGTCTCACCGCCCGCCGCTCGGTTCGCGGACCTACCCCGGCCCACGACGCGCATGCAGGCCAAGTTCAGCCTGCGGCACTGTGCGGCGGCGGCCGTAGCGTTCCACCGCGTCGGCACCGAGGAACTCGACGAAGCGGTGTTGACGCGGCCCGACATCGTCGAACTGCGCGACCGTGTGAAGGTCGTCGCCGACCCGGGTCTGGGCAAGCAGGATGCCGATGTCGAGCTTGTGCTCGCGTCCGGGCAGACCCTGACCACCGAGGTGCGGGGAAACCGCGGCACCCCTGCCGCGCCGTTGGCCGACGACGAGCTCAGCGCCAAGTTCCGCGCTCTTGTCGTCCCGGTGCTCGGCGTCGCGCGGTCGGAGGCGCTCCTCGACTGCTGTTGGCGGGTCGATGAATTGCAGGACGTGACAGCACTTCTTGCGTATACGGTGCCGCTCGACGATGCCTGA
- a CDS encoding tripartite tricarboxylate transporter permease — protein sequence MDAVNGLLSGFQTAITPTNLFWLLVGCLLGTLVGILPGLGPPATISILLPLATGFDPATGLIMMAGIYYGAKYGGSTTSILMNIPGESASVVTCLDGYQMAKKGRAGQALGIAAIASFVAGTIGVIGLTFLAPLAAKVAVNFGPPEYSALMLFALLLVIMLAGDSLLKGFISMFIGLFLATIGTDLFSGEQRFTGGEIELAGGIEFIALSVGIFAIGEVLVNLEEKTQKPLFAVPKKFRELLPSGADIKRSTPAMLQGGVLGFLIGVLPGAGSTVASFVSYIVAKRTSKHPEEFGKGAIEGVAAPEAANNSETGGAMVPLLTMGIPGSGTGAILLGALVLYGLNPGPLLFSEHSDVVWPIIASMYLGNLALLVMNLPMVPFFAKLLNTPYKVLYPGILLISVVGVFSVNFSIFDVWLLVIFGLLGYVMRKLDIPPAPLVLAFVLGPIAENSIRQSLLLSDNSPMIYLQRPISAALIGLAVVLLLLLTFGRKSRKVREQMLESEV from the coding sequence GTGGATGCGGTAAACGGTCTGCTGTCCGGATTCCAGACAGCCATCACACCGACCAACCTGTTCTGGTTGCTGGTCGGTTGCCTGCTCGGCACACTGGTCGGCATCCTGCCAGGGCTCGGCCCACCTGCGACGATCTCGATCCTGCTGCCCTTGGCCACCGGTTTCGACCCGGCGACCGGCCTGATCATGATGGCGGGTATCTACTACGGCGCCAAGTACGGCGGCTCGACGACATCGATCCTGATGAACATCCCGGGCGAATCCGCCTCTGTCGTCACGTGTCTCGACGGCTATCAGATGGCCAAGAAGGGGCGGGCCGGGCAGGCGCTGGGCATCGCGGCGATCGCCTCGTTCGTGGCCGGCACCATCGGTGTCATCGGGCTCACCTTCCTCGCGCCGCTCGCCGCCAAGGTGGCGGTCAACTTCGGCCCACCCGAGTACTCGGCGCTGATGCTCTTCGCACTCCTGCTGGTGATCATGCTCGCGGGCGATTCCCTGCTCAAGGGCTTCATCTCGATGTTCATCGGGTTGTTCCTCGCCACCATCGGAACCGACCTCTTCTCCGGCGAGCAGCGGTTCACCGGAGGCGAGATCGAACTGGCAGGCGGCATCGAGTTCATCGCCCTGTCCGTCGGGATCTTCGCCATCGGTGAGGTACTGGTGAACCTCGAGGAGAAGACCCAGAAGCCGCTTTTTGCGGTGCCCAAGAAGTTCCGCGAACTGCTGCCGTCCGGGGCGGACATCAAGCGGTCGACCCCGGCGATGCTGCAGGGCGGCGTCCTCGGCTTCCTCATCGGGGTCCTGCCCGGCGCCGGTTCCACGGTCGCCTCCTTCGTGTCCTACATCGTCGCCAAGCGCACCTCGAAGCATCCCGAGGAGTTCGGCAAGGGCGCCATCGAGGGCGTGGCCGCCCCGGAGGCTGCCAACAACTCCGAGACCGGTGGGGCGATGGTCCCGCTGCTGACGATGGGCATCCCGGGTTCGGGAACCGGCGCGATCCTGCTGGGCGCGTTGGTGCTCTACGGGCTCAACCCGGGACCGCTGCTGTTCTCCGAGCATTCCGACGTGGTCTGGCCGATCATCGCCAGCATGTACCTGGGCAACCTCGCCCTGCTGGTGATGAACCTGCCGATGGTGCCGTTCTTCGCGAAGCTGCTGAACACCCCCTACAAGGTTCTCTACCCGGGGATCCTGCTGATCTCGGTGGTAGGTGTGTTCAGCGTCAACTTCTCGATCTTCGACGTCTGGCTGCTGGTGATCTTCGGACTCCTGGGCTACGTCATGCGCAAGCTCGACATCCCGCCCGCGCCACTGGTTCTCGCGTTCGTTCTCGGACCCATCGCCGAGAACTCGATCCGCCAGTCGCTGCTCCTGTCGGACAACAGTCCGATGATCTACCTGCAGCGGCCCATCTCAGCGGCACTCATCGGACTTGCGGTTGTGCTGCTGCTCCTTCTCACATTCGGCCGCAAGTCCCGCAAGGTGCGCGAACAGATGCTCGAGTCCGAGGTGTGA
- a CDS encoding tripartite tricarboxylate transporter substrate-binding protein, protein MNRTKKSLTVLIAILALLGVSACGGSGSDSGSGSGGGAPGNVEVVTHNAVGGGSDVFTRQIIKVMYENDIIDSQWPVRNVPAGDGIGAMSYLIERAGNAGLLAQVTPTWVATPMTVADSNVNLDMLTPISLVATEPQVIVTKAGSEFTSFTQFVDAAKAAPDTLVQTGGSSTANDALTRLVLQDSLGATWKFLSFEDTGSRITALLRGDADIMLGSASDVAEQVRANELAVIAVVGNERLEAFPEVSTTEEQGIDSSQVPVQFRAIMGAPDMPEDAIQAYQEDISAMVETEGWKTLASSDGLVTQNLQGQELTDYLNNQTEIVGTLLGDLGLRKDQ, encoded by the coding sequence ATGAACCGTACAAAGAAATCCCTCACCGTCCTGATCGCGATCCTCGCCCTACTCGGCGTGTCCGCATGCGGCGGTTCCGGATCCGACTCCGGCTCCGGCTCGGGTGGCGGCGCACCCGGCAACGTGGAGGTGGTGACCCACAACGCCGTCGGCGGCGGCTCCGACGTGTTCACCCGCCAGATCATCAAGGTGATGTACGAGAACGACATCATCGACAGTCAGTGGCCGGTGCGTAACGTCCCCGCCGGCGACGGCATCGGCGCCATGTCCTACCTGATCGAGCGAGCGGGCAACGCGGGCCTGCTCGCTCAGGTCACCCCGACCTGGGTCGCCACCCCGATGACGGTCGCCGACTCCAACGTCAACCTCGACATGCTGACCCCGATCTCCCTGGTGGCCACCGAGCCGCAGGTGATCGTGACGAAAGCCGGCAGCGAATTCACGTCCTTCACCCAGTTCGTCGACGCCGCCAAGGCCGCACCCGACACGTTGGTCCAGACAGGCGGCTCCAGCACCGCCAACGACGCCCTCACCCGGCTGGTGCTGCAGGACTCGCTGGGCGCCACCTGGAAGTTCCTGTCGTTCGAGGACACCGGTTCACGGATCACCGCGTTGCTGCGAGGTGATGCCGACATCATGCTCGGCAGCGCCTCCGACGTCGCCGAACAGGTTCGCGCGAACGAACTCGCAGTGATCGCCGTGGTCGGCAACGAGCGCCTGGAAGCGTTCCCGGAGGTGTCGACCACCGAGGAGCAAGGTATCGACTCGTCACAGGTGCCCGTGCAGTTCCGCGCCATCATGGGCGCCCCCGACATGCCCGAAGACGCCATCCAGGCGTACCAGGAAGACATCTCGGCGATGGTCGAGACCGAAGGCTGGAAGACCCTGGCCAGCAGCGACGGTCTGGTGACCCAGAACCTGCAGGGTCAGGAGCTCACCGACTACCTCAACAACCAGACCGAGATCGTCGGCACCCTGCTCGGCGACCTGGGCCTGAGGAAGGATCAGTGA
- a CDS encoding aldehyde dehydrogenase: MTQSTAFKTEWDKLFIGGKWVEPASSDVIEVHSPATGELVGKVPLATAADVDAACAAARKAFDEGPWPQMSPHERAEVLGRAVKIMEERAEELKFLLAAETGQPPTIVDMMQYGAAMSSFNYYVGAADKFTWQDIRDGVYGQTLVVKEPIGVVGAVTAWNVPFFLAANKLGPALLAGCTVVLKPAAETPLSVFATAEMFAEAGLPEGVLSIVPGGAETGRALTANPELDKFTFTGSSGVGKEVAKIAAEKLKACTLELGGKSAAIILEDADLDSTLPMLVFSGLMNCGQACVGQTRILAPRSRYDEVVEKLSAAVAAMPVGLPDDAAAMIGPLISEKQRERVEGYIQKGIDEGARVVTGGGRPDGLDSGWFVQPTVFADVDNSMTIAQEEIFGPVLAVIAYEDEDDAVRIANDSVYGLAGSVYTTDNDKALQIARKIRTGTYAVNMYAFDPGAPFGGFKNSGIGRENGPEGVEAYTEAKSILLPFGYTPAT; this comes from the coding sequence ATGACCCAGAGCACCGCGTTCAAAACCGAATGGGACAAGCTGTTCATCGGCGGCAAGTGGGTCGAGCCGGCCTCCTCGGATGTGATCGAGGTGCACTCCCCCGCCACCGGCGAGCTGGTCGGCAAGGTGCCGTTGGCGACGGCCGCGGACGTCGACGCGGCGTGCGCAGCGGCCCGCAAGGCCTTCGACGAGGGGCCGTGGCCCCAGATGTCGCCCCACGAGCGCGCCGAGGTCCTGGGCCGCGCCGTCAAGATCATGGAAGAGCGCGCCGAGGAGCTGAAGTTCCTGCTGGCCGCCGAAACCGGTCAGCCGCCGACGATCGTCGACATGATGCAGTACGGCGCGGCGATGTCGTCGTTCAACTACTACGTGGGTGCGGCGGACAAGTTCACCTGGCAGGACATCCGCGACGGCGTCTACGGCCAGACCCTGGTCGTCAAGGAGCCGATCGGTGTCGTCGGGGCCGTCACGGCGTGGAACGTGCCGTTCTTCCTGGCCGCCAACAAACTCGGGCCCGCACTGCTGGCCGGCTGCACCGTGGTTCTCAAGCCGGCCGCGGAGACCCCGCTGTCGGTGTTCGCGACGGCCGAGATGTTCGCCGAGGCGGGGCTGCCCGAAGGCGTGCTCTCGATCGTGCCCGGTGGCGCCGAGACCGGACGCGCCCTGACCGCCAACCCCGAACTGGACAAGTTCACCTTCACCGGCAGCTCGGGCGTCGGCAAGGAGGTCGCCAAGATCGCGGCCGAGAAGCTGAAGGCCTGCACGCTGGAACTGGGCGGCAAGTCCGCGGCCATCATCCTCGAGGACGCCGACCTGGACTCGACGTTGCCGATGCTGGTGTTCTCCGGCCTGATGAACTGCGGCCAGGCGTGTGTCGGACAGACCCGGATCCTGGCGCCGCGGTCGCGGTACGACGAGGTCGTCGAAAAGCTGTCCGCCGCGGTCGCCGCGATGCCGGTCGGACTGCCCGATGACGCCGCCGCCATGATCGGGCCGCTGATCTCGGAGAAGCAGCGCGAGCGCGTCGAGGGCTACATCCAGAAGGGCATCGACGAGGGTGCGCGCGTCGTCACCGGCGGTGGCCGCCCCGACGGACTCGACAGCGGCTGGTTCGTCCAGCCGACGGTGTTCGCCGACGTCGACAATTCGATGACCATCGCGCAGGAGGAGATCTTCGGACCCGTGCTGGCGGTCATCGCCTACGAGGACGAGGACGACGCGGTGCGCATCGCCAACGACTCGGTCTACGGCCTGGCGGGCAGCGTCTACACCACCGACAACGACAAGGCGCTGCAGATCGCCCGCAAGATCCGCACCGGCACCTATGCGGTCAACATGTACGCCTTCGACCCGGGCGCCCCGTTCGGCGGCTTCAAGAACTCCGGCATCGGCCGCGAGAACGGACCCGAAGGCGTCGAGGCCTACACCGAAGCCAAGAGCATCCTGCTCCCGTTCGGTTACACACCGGCCACCTGA
- a CDS encoding class I SAM-dependent methyltransferase — MVATDLFTRRATLSRSLRLLAAFRFEQSDPDRFYGALAADTVTMVTDLWTSLHGSAPTGRTLLDVGGGPGYFASAFTGNAIHYIGVEPDPREMHAAAPRSHRRDGMFVRASGTALPFADASVDICLSSNVAEHVAEPWRLGEEMLRVTRPGGLAVLSYTVWLGPFGGHEMGLTHYLGGRRAADRYARKYGHRPKNDYGSSLFAVSAADGLRWAAGTGALVAAFPRYHPRWAWGLTTVPLVREFLVSNLVLVLQPS, encoded by the coding sequence GTGGTCGCTACCGATCTGTTCACCCGGCGCGCGACGCTGTCGCGGTCGCTGCGGCTGCTCGCGGCCTTCCGCTTCGAACAGAGCGACCCCGACCGGTTCTACGGCGCCCTGGCCGCCGACACCGTGACGATGGTGACCGATCTGTGGACATCGCTGCACGGTTCCGCGCCGACCGGCCGGACTCTGCTGGACGTCGGCGGCGGTCCCGGCTATTTTGCGTCCGCGTTCACCGGCAACGCCATCCACTACATCGGCGTCGAACCCGATCCGCGCGAGATGCACGCCGCCGCGCCCCGGTCGCACCGCCGCGACGGGATGTTCGTCAGGGCCTCGGGCACCGCACTGCCGTTCGCCGACGCCAGCGTGGACATCTGCCTGTCGTCCAACGTCGCCGAACACGTCGCCGAACCCTGGCGACTGGGCGAGGAGATGCTGCGGGTGACCCGCCCCGGCGGCCTCGCAGTGCTGTCCTACACGGTGTGGCTCGGCCCCTTCGGCGGGCACGAGATGGGGTTGACGCACTACCTCGGCGGCCGGCGCGCGGCCGACCGATACGCCCGCAAGTACGGCCACCGACCGAAGAACGACTACGGCTCGTCGTTGTTCGCGGTGTCGGCGGCCGACGGTCTGCGGTGGGCCGCGGGCACCGGCGCGCTGGTCGCCGCATTTCCCCGCTACCACCCGCGATGGGCGTGGGGACTGACCACGGTGCCGCTCGTGAGGGAGTTCTTGGTGAGCAATCTGGTGCTCGTGTTGCAGCCGTCCTGA
- a CDS encoding tripartite tricarboxylate transporter TctB family protein has protein sequence MGDTPLTADPDDQPVDSDDAPPSEQDRRLTQRVHIGLGLVVAAAAAWMLYRSSTELPFYGGNNEPGPGYLPVLLTICLIGLGLLLSAVWAFGPRARNGEAPTLSLGRNQIARALLVWLALVICTALLDPFGFLIAGEVLVLFVIVVVERMRSIPSIVTLLLLPPAMYFVFEILLEVRLPVGTLWQ, from the coding sequence GTGGGTGACACCCCCCTGACCGCCGACCCCGACGACCAGCCCGTGGACAGCGACGACGCGCCGCCCAGCGAGCAGGACCGCCGACTGACCCAGCGGGTCCACATCGGGCTCGGCCTCGTGGTGGCCGCGGCGGCAGCGTGGATGCTCTACCGGAGTTCGACGGAACTTCCGTTCTACGGAGGGAACAACGAGCCGGGTCCCGGCTACCTCCCGGTGCTGCTGACGATCTGCCTCATCGGACTGGGCCTGTTGCTGTCGGCCGTCTGGGCGTTCGGTCCCCGAGCACGTAACGGTGAAGCCCCGACGCTGTCTCTCGGGCGCAACCAGATCGCCCGCGCGCTGCTGGTCTGGCTCGCGCTGGTCATCTGCACCGCGCTGTTGGATCCGTTCGGATTCCTCATCGCCGGAGAGGTGCTCGTGCTGTTCGTGATCGTGGTGGTGGAACGGATGCGCTCCATCCCCTCGATCGTCACGTTGCTCCTCCTGCCCCCGGCGATGTACTTCGTCTTCGAGATCCTGCTCGAAGTCCGACTCCCCGTAGGAACCCTGTGGCAGTGA
- a CDS encoding SDR family NAD(P)-dependent oxidoreductase, which produces MPESGVALVTGAGSGLGAVIADRLARAGWTVAVNTRSRAGDADEVVDAIRATGGAAFTVAADITDPVAVQQMFATIAEHGNVRVLVNNASYRPRAAFADITEEDWRRVHAVTLDGAFTCIRHALPTLVPGGHVVNILGRNALDGDPARVHVSAAKYGLLGLTRALAASLRSEGVTVNALSPGIVCEGDDLTRCRDEIAEQIVRLTTDSGEITGALVRVDCDGSEMSTTVSQSY; this is translated from the coding sequence ATGCCTGAGAGTGGCGTGGCACTCGTCACCGGCGCAGGCAGTGGCCTCGGTGCCGTCATCGCCGACCGGCTGGCCCGTGCCGGCTGGACCGTCGCGGTGAACACCCGGTCACGCGCGGGTGATGCGGACGAGGTGGTCGACGCCATCCGCGCCACCGGGGGTGCCGCCTTCACGGTGGCAGCGGATATCACCGATCCCGTTGCAGTGCAACAGATGTTCGCCACGATCGCCGAGCACGGCAACGTCCGGGTTCTGGTGAACAACGCGTCGTACCGGCCTCGCGCGGCATTCGCCGACATCACCGAAGAGGACTGGCGCAGGGTCCACGCCGTCACCCTGGACGGAGCGTTCACCTGCATCAGGCATGCCCTGCCGACCCTCGTCCCGGGTGGACACGTCGTCAACATCCTCGGCCGCAACGCACTCGACGGCGACCCTGCGCGGGTGCACGTGTCGGCGGCGAAGTACGGACTGCTCGGGCTCACCCGGGCGCTGGCCGCGTCGCTGCGCAGCGAGGGCGTGACGGTCAATGCGCTCTCCCCGGGGATCGTCTGCGAGGGAGACGATCTGACGCGCTGCCGCGACGAGATCGCCGAACAGATCGTGCGGTTGACCACGGATTCCGGCGAGATCACCGGCGCCCTGGTGCGGGTGGACTGCGACGGTTCCGAGATGTCGACCACGGTCTCGCAGTCCTACTGA